The following proteins are co-located in the Bacillus pumilus genome:
- a CDS encoding SDR family oxidoreductase, producing MDVNLFGKKALVAASSQGIGKAIVFALAKEGADVMLSGRHEQTLKETVKELSPLVKGQLTYQVCDVSDAEQIKALAQAAAGDEKRLDILVNNTGGPQTGTLETLTDQDWMDSFQLHLLSYIRLLKEALPYLKKRGARVLNIASMSVKEPIPGLMLSNTFRPAIAGWTKTAAQELAQDGILINTLAPGKIETERVKQLDKHRAQTEHQSVEEIKAQAERAIPLGRYGQPEEFAAYAAFLLSEANTYMTGQTLIIDGGLTKSL from the coding sequence ATGGATGTCAATCTATTTGGAAAAAAAGCATTGGTAGCTGCAAGCAGTCAAGGTATCGGAAAAGCAATAGTCTTTGCTCTAGCAAAAGAGGGCGCAGATGTAATGCTCTCAGGAAGACATGAGCAGACGCTGAAAGAAACGGTCAAAGAATTGTCCCCGCTTGTAAAAGGGCAGCTGACTTATCAAGTATGTGATGTATCTGACGCCGAGCAAATCAAGGCGCTTGCCCAAGCAGCAGCTGGTGATGAAAAGCGTCTCGACATTCTTGTGAACAATACAGGCGGTCCTCAAACAGGGACGCTCGAGACCTTAACGGATCAAGATTGGATGGACTCATTTCAGCTTCATTTACTCAGCTATATCCGGTTATTAAAAGAGGCCTTGCCTTATTTAAAAAAACGCGGCGCACGCGTGTTAAATATTGCGTCTATGTCGGTGAAAGAACCGATTCCAGGCTTGATGCTGTCGAATACATTTAGACCGGCGATTGCTGGATGGACAAAAACAGCTGCCCAAGAGCTTGCACAAGATGGCATTTTGATCAATACGTTAGCCCCGGGAAAAATTGAAACAGAGCGCGTCAAACAGTTGGACAAGCACCGCGCGCAAACAGAGCATCAATCAGTTGAAGAGATTAAAGCACAAGCAGAACGAGCGATCCCGCTTGGCCGGTACGGACAGCCAGAGGAATTTGCGGCATATGCGGCTTTCCTTTTATCTGAAGCGAATACATATATGACAGGTCAAACACTGATCATTGATGGTGGATTGACAAAGTCTCTTTAA
- a CDS encoding NAD(P)-dependent oxidoreductase, with product MAQIKTVGFIGIGVMGHSMAGHLMDAGYEVLVYTRTKTKADALIQKGASWKSTVKEIAASADAVITMVGYPSDVEEIYLGEEGLVTYAAPGTYLIDMTTSKPQLAKEIEMKAKERGLFALDAPVSGGDVGAKNGTLAIMIGGERSAYEACLPLFEHMGENIQYQGPAGSGQHTKMCNQIAIAAGMVGVAEAMAYAEKSGLDPEQVLKSITTGAAGSWSLSNLAPRMLKGDFEPGFYVKHFIKDMGIALEEAELMEEEMPGLSLAKSLYEKLSEQGEENSGTQSIYKLWVK from the coding sequence ATGGCACAAATCAAAACAGTTGGTTTCATTGGAATCGGTGTAATGGGACATAGTATGGCAGGACATTTAATGGATGCAGGATATGAGGTTCTCGTGTATACAAGAACGAAAACGAAGGCAGACGCATTGATTCAAAAAGGCGCTTCATGGAAGTCAACAGTGAAGGAAATCGCAGCAAGTGCGGATGCTGTCATCACTATGGTCGGGTATCCATCAGATGTGGAAGAGATCTATTTAGGGGAAGAAGGGCTCGTGACATATGCTGCTCCTGGTACTTATCTCATTGATATGACCACATCGAAGCCTCAGCTTGCAAAAGAAATTGAAATGAAAGCGAAGGAAAGAGGCCTATTTGCGTTAGATGCACCGGTATCAGGTGGTGACGTAGGGGCGAAGAATGGTACGCTGGCCATTATGATTGGCGGAGAAAGGTCAGCCTATGAAGCTTGTCTGCCTCTATTTGAGCACATGGGTGAGAACATTCAATATCAAGGACCGGCTGGAAGCGGCCAGCATACAAAAATGTGTAACCAAATTGCCATTGCAGCAGGCATGGTAGGTGTCGCAGAGGCAATGGCCTATGCCGAAAAATCAGGTCTTGATCCAGAGCAGGTGCTCAAAAGCATCACAACAGGAGCTGCAGGAAGCTGGTCCTTGTCAAACCTTGCGCCAAGAATGCTGAAAGGTGATTTCGAGCCAGGATTTTATGTGAAGCATTTTATCAAGGATATGGGCATTGCACTTGAAGAAGCAGAGCTGATGGAAGAAGAGATGCCAGGCCTCTCACTTGCGAAGTCACTTTATGAAAAGCTCAGCGAACAGGGCGAAGAAAACAGTGGAACGCAGAGTATTTATAAATTATGGGTAAAATAA
- a CDS encoding CAP domain-containing protein: MKKKSFFFSALTAAALITFTGGHSADAKELNLKQVIHVQHQAIDLHTLAAKLHISSDVNKLSKSNQKEIEALLNKLIKSGQPVTGTKVVKEVNKAKNEQKQKSVKKPTASKPSTPAKQNTNNNNSTKADQKDTTAAKADSSLNAFEKEVVELTNKERAKQGLKALSVDSKLSKSARAKSQDMKDKNYFSHTSPTYGSPFDQMKQFGITYKTAGENIAQGQRSPQEVVTAWMNSEGHRANILNKNYTHIGVGYVKDGNYWTQQFIGK, from the coding sequence ATGAAGAAGAAATCATTCTTTTTTTCAGCGCTAACAGCTGCTGCATTGATTACGTTCACTGGAGGACATTCAGCTGATGCAAAGGAGCTTAACCTGAAACAAGTCATACACGTACAGCATCAAGCCATTGATCTTCATACATTAGCTGCAAAATTACATATCTCTTCAGATGTGAACAAGCTAAGCAAGTCTAACCAAAAAGAGATCGAAGCTCTATTAAACAAGCTGATCAAAAGCGGTCAACCTGTTACTGGTACAAAAGTGGTGAAAGAAGTAAACAAAGCAAAAAATGAACAAAAACAAAAATCAGTGAAAAAACCAACTGCTTCTAAACCAAGCACTCCAGCGAAACAAAACACAAACAACAATAACAGCACAAAAGCTGACCAAAAAGACACAACTGCAGCAAAAGCAGACAGCAGCTTAAATGCATTTGAAAAAGAAGTAGTTGAGCTGACAAATAAAGAGCGTGCAAAACAAGGATTAAAGGCACTTTCTGTTGATTCAAAATTAAGCAAATCGGCGCGCGCAAAATCTCAAGATATGAAAGATAAAAACTATTTCTCTCATACAAGCCCAACTTACGGATCTCCATTTGATCAAATGAAGCAATTCGGTATCACTTACAAAACAGCAGGTGAAAACATTGCCCAAGGTCAAAGATCACCTCAAGAAGTTGTAACGGCTTGGATGAACAGTGAAGGTCACAGAGCGAACATTTTAAACAAAAACTATACACATATTGGTGTTGGTTATGTGAAAGATGGCAACTACTGGACGCAGCAATTCATCGGAAAATAA
- a CDS encoding peptidoglycan D,D-transpeptidase FtsI family protein, translating to MGEKQHQGAAEQKKIKRRNAWRINLFFFAVFSLFAVLVIKLGVLQIVNGEDYKKQANRTEVKTASYPSPRGKMYDARGRVVVDNESVPAIVYTSESGVKAEDKIKVARKLATYIKMDTDFLRERDIRDFWLASHPEEADKLISKAEKKDINAKDVYPLQVKRVPKKEVKAIENDANEKAVAAIYRRFTGGYAFEPQIVKAMDPNEEKKGDEKVALLDETKESKQTSSESLTYEEISLVSEHLDELPGVNVINDWTRKYPYEKTLYNVLGGVTTPEQGIMKEREDYYMARGYSRNDRVGKSYLEYQYEDFLNPEKATVQYTQVGGKLLDEIKRTEGRRGLDLALTFDMELQKEVDKIVESELRSASARNYMMDRAFVVMMDPNTGDILAMSGKKMDGRDVTDYAIGNFTTQYEMGSVVKGATVLSGYQDGMSHNQSYMDTPLYFAGSGGKPKRSYKVLGWVNDLQALQKSSNVYMFQVAMRMAGITYQKDGPLPARPEHLQKMRNYYAQFGLGVKTGIDLPQESSGMQTHPKTVGGLLLDEAIGQYDTYTPLQVAQYMSTIANGGNRVQPRVVKSVHLPTNKEEVGPVVKKYEPKVLNTINNSKADIDRVKMGLKMVTSTGGTAAGRFGQHDVAGKTGTAQTFYYGANRSWWGNATYNLTFGGYYPSSNPKVAFSVVTPYVTDKDPVIKTIPSKIVDKYVELQKKYEKQ from the coding sequence GTGGGAGAGAAACAGCATCAAGGTGCTGCCGAGCAGAAAAAAATCAAGCGCCGGAACGCCTGGAGGATTAATCTCTTTTTCTTCGCTGTATTTAGTTTATTTGCTGTACTTGTGATCAAGCTCGGTGTGCTGCAAATCGTCAATGGTGAGGATTATAAAAAGCAAGCAAACCGAACAGAGGTCAAAACAGCATCATACCCGTCTCCAAGAGGAAAAATGTATGACGCGAGAGGAAGAGTCGTCGTTGATAACGAAAGTGTACCTGCGATCGTTTATACATCAGAAAGCGGTGTGAAAGCGGAGGATAAGATTAAGGTAGCAAGAAAACTTGCGACTTATATAAAAATGGATACTGATTTTTTGAGAGAGCGAGACATTCGAGATTTCTGGCTGGCCAGCCACCCGGAAGAAGCCGATAAGCTTATTTCAAAAGCAGAGAAAAAGGATATCAATGCGAAAGATGTCTATCCGCTTCAAGTGAAGCGTGTGCCAAAGAAAGAAGTAAAGGCCATTGAAAACGATGCAAACGAAAAAGCAGTTGCAGCGATCTACCGAAGATTTACAGGCGGCTATGCCTTTGAGCCTCAAATTGTGAAAGCAATGGACCCAAACGAAGAGAAAAAAGGGGACGAAAAAGTTGCTTTACTCGATGAAACAAAAGAATCAAAACAGACATCATCAGAGAGTTTGACATACGAAGAAATTTCACTTGTATCAGAGCACCTTGATGAACTGCCTGGCGTGAATGTCATCAATGACTGGACAAGAAAATATCCGTATGAAAAGACCCTTTATAATGTACTTGGCGGTGTGACCACACCAGAGCAAGGAATCATGAAAGAGCGTGAAGATTACTATATGGCAAGAGGCTACTCGCGAAATGACCGGGTAGGGAAGAGTTATTTAGAATATCAATACGAGGATTTCTTAAATCCAGAAAAAGCAACCGTTCAATATACACAAGTCGGCGGGAAGCTGCTTGATGAAATCAAGCGGACAGAGGGACGAAGAGGACTTGACCTTGCGCTGACATTTGATATGGAGCTGCAAAAGGAAGTCGACAAGATCGTCGAATCAGAGCTTAGATCCGCTAGTGCAAGAAACTATATGATGGACCGGGCATTTGTTGTCATGATGGATCCTAACACAGGCGACATTCTCGCCATGTCAGGAAAGAAAATGGACGGCAGAGATGTCACAGATTATGCCATTGGAAACTTTACAACGCAATATGAGATGGGCTCTGTCGTAAAAGGAGCCACTGTCCTCTCTGGTTATCAAGACGGGATGTCACACAATCAATCCTATATGGATACACCGCTCTACTTTGCAGGGAGTGGGGGGAAACCGAAAAGGTCTTACAAAGTTCTTGGGTGGGTTAATGACCTTCAGGCGCTTCAAAAAAGCTCAAACGTCTATATGTTCCAAGTAGCGATGAGGATGGCAGGCATCACCTATCAAAAGGATGGTCCTCTGCCAGCAAGACCTGAGCATTTACAAAAAATGAGAAATTATTATGCGCAATTCGGTCTTGGCGTGAAAACAGGGATCGACCTGCCGCAGGAATCAAGCGGAATGCAGACGCATCCTAAGACGGTCGGCGGGCTCTTACTTGATGAAGCAATTGGACAGTATGACACGTACACACCGCTTCAAGTCGCACAATACATGTCGACAATCGCCAATGGAGGCAACCGTGTTCAGCCAAGAGTGGTGAAAAGTGTTCACCTTCCAACGAATAAGGAAGAAGTAGGCCCGGTTGTGAAAAAATATGAGCCGAAGGTGCTGAATACCATTAACAACTCGAAAGCTGATATTGACCGCGTGAAAATGGGCCTGAAAATGGTCACATCAACAGGTGGGACTGCCGCTGGCCGGTTCGGTCAGCATGATGTAGCGGGGAAAACAGGCACAGCCCAAACCTTTTACTATGGCGCCAACCGCAGCTGGTGGGGAAATGCCACGTACAATTTAACCTTTGGCGGATATTATCCTTCTTCTAATCCAAAGGTGGCTTTTAGTGTCGTGACCCCTTATGTCACAGATAAAGATCCTGTCATTAAAACCATCCCGAGTAAAATTGTTGATAAGTACGTTGAATTACAAAAAAAATACGAAAAGCAATAA
- a CDS encoding PAS domain-containing sensor histidine kinase has translation MEQKMKDSNQLYSNIDLHAVLSSNGRFLYISSNCKQLLLYEQKDVLGCFLKDFVHNEDQFLVESYFYNQHMLEICHFRLLRSDLTAVWIEASIDFVACDGLDNELGREMILKMRVLDSEPQKAAFQTTSDVSEQSLCSLPAFQNVSEAEKLIAMLPNPLCITALGKIVYANDAMLQLMGVCTRDDMIGKSTFDFIAEDYHDIVRNRITRLQQGLPVGMIEQEWKRKDGSSIHIEVKSSPTIYQNQRAELLLLVDISSRKKFQTVLQKSRERYQLLIQNSIDTIAVIHDHKWVFMNESGIKLFEAEHYDKLIGKDIFHQIHSCDQPKVKKSLSRIIERASDSEIVTMSCHTFKHKLIYTEMVCIPTTFFGETAVQIILRDISERKQTEELMLRSEKLSIAGQLAAGIAHEIRNPLTAIKGFLQLIKPKTKDRDQYFDIVFSELSRIEVILSELLMLAKPQQTASMQTLDLKKIISEVTALLETQANLNGILMNTSDIEEDLLMNGDQNQLKQVFINLIKNAVESMPDGGKVDITAKAERDGILVTIRDEGVGIPESVMKRIGEPFLTTKEKGTGLGLMVTFNILENHNGTIRVDSQPEKGTVFHIMFPAK, from the coding sequence ATGGAACAAAAAATGAAAGATTCGAATCAGTTGTATTCGAATATTGATTTACATGCCGTTCTTTCTTCTAATGGCCGCTTTCTCTACATTTCTTCCAACTGTAAACAGCTTTTGCTCTATGAACAAAAGGATGTACTAGGGTGTTTTTTGAAGGACTTTGTTCATAACGAAGATCAATTTCTCGTCGAAAGCTATTTCTACAATCAGCACATGCTAGAGATTTGCCACTTTAGACTGCTAAGAAGTGATCTTACAGCTGTTTGGATTGAAGCAAGCATTGATTTTGTTGCTTGTGATGGTTTAGACAACGAATTAGGTAGAGAAATGATCCTGAAAATGAGGGTGCTGGACTCTGAGCCTCAAAAAGCAGCATTTCAAACAACATCAGACGTGTCAGAACAGTCGTTATGCAGTCTACCGGCTTTCCAAAATGTCAGTGAAGCTGAAAAGTTAATTGCTATGCTGCCAAATCCGTTATGTATTACGGCGCTTGGGAAAATTGTGTATGCGAACGATGCGATGCTGCAATTAATGGGGGTATGCACAAGAGATGACATGATCGGCAAGTCCACGTTTGATTTTATTGCCGAGGATTATCACGACATAGTGAGAAACCGAATTACAAGACTGCAGCAAGGCCTTCCAGTCGGAATGATTGAACAAGAATGGAAGAGGAAAGACGGGAGCAGCATTCACATTGAAGTAAAGTCATCGCCTACGATCTATCAAAATCAGCGGGCAGAGCTTTTGCTCTTAGTGGACATCTCATCTCGTAAAAAATTCCAAACCGTCCTTCAAAAAAGCCGAGAGCGGTATCAGCTGCTTATCCAAAATTCAATTGATACGATTGCGGTCATCCATGATCATAAATGGGTGTTTATGAATGAATCGGGCATTAAATTATTTGAAGCCGAACATTACGATAAATTAATAGGAAAGGATATCTTTCATCAAATCCATTCTTGTGATCAGCCAAAAGTCAAAAAAAGCTTGTCGCGTATTATTGAAAGAGCATCAGATTCTGAGATTGTCACGATGAGCTGCCATACGTTTAAGCATAAGCTGATTTATACAGAAATGGTTTGTATCCCAACAACATTCTTTGGAGAAACAGCCGTTCAAATTATTTTAAGAGATATATCCGAGCGAAAGCAGACAGAAGAACTGATGCTGCGCTCTGAAAAATTATCGATTGCAGGCCAATTGGCAGCGGGCATTGCACATGAAATAAGGAATCCATTGACGGCCATTAAAGGCTTTTTGCAGCTCATTAAACCGAAAACAAAAGATCGTGATCAATATTTCGACATTGTTTTCTCTGAGCTGAGCCGGATTGAGGTTATATTAAGTGAGTTGTTAATGCTCGCGAAGCCGCAGCAAACTGCATCGATGCAGACGCTTGATTTGAAAAAAATCATCAGCGAAGTCACGGCTTTGTTAGAAACACAGGCCAACTTAAATGGAATTTTAATGAACACAAGTGACATTGAGGAGGATCTCCTAATGAACGGGGATCAAAATCAGCTCAAGCAGGTGTTTATCAATTTAATCAAAAATGCTGTAGAATCCATGCCGGACGGAGGAAAGGTAGACATTACGGCCAAAGCAGAAAGAGATGGGATACTCGTCACCATTAGAGACGAAGGGGTCGGCATTCCTGAATCAGTCATGAAGCGAATAGGAGAGCCCTTTTTAACCACAAAAGAAAAGGGCACTGGACTCGGCCTCATGGTGACATTTAATATTTTAGAAAATCACAACGGGACGATCCGTGTCGATAGTCAGCCTGAGAAGGGCACCGTGTTTCACATCATGTTTCCTGCAAAATAA
- a CDS encoding aminotransferase A, whose protein sequence is MEHLLNPRVKDIEISGIRTFSNLVSSYEDVVSLTIGQPDFYTPHHVKTAAKAAIDENFTSYTHNAGFLELRQAIQHYIKKKVNLDYDAESEIIVTTGASQAIDAAFRTILTEGDEVILPGPVYPGYEPIIRMCGAAPVHIDTTNAGFKLNAKLIEDALTEKTKCVVLPYPSNPTGVTLSEEELKEIAQLLEGKDIFILSDEIYSELTFDRPHHSIASFLKEQTIVVNGLSKSHSMTGWRIGFLFASAPIAKHVLKVHQYNVSCASAVSQKAALEAVTNGVDDALIMREQYKKRLDYVYDRLISMGLPVIKPSGAFYIFPSIESFGMSSFDFCMELLESTRLAVVPGSAFSPLGEGYVRLSYAYSLETLKEGLDRLEQFILEKRSIHSTDE, encoded by the coding sequence ATGGAGCATTTGCTGAATCCAAGAGTAAAGGATATTGAAATTTCAGGCATTCGAACATTTTCAAATCTCGTATCGTCATATGAGGATGTCGTTTCATTGACTATAGGTCAGCCCGATTTTTATACGCCGCATCATGTTAAAACAGCTGCTAAAGCAGCCATTGACGAGAATTTCACCTCATATACTCATAATGCTGGTTTCCTAGAGCTAAGACAAGCGATCCAGCATTACATCAAGAAGAAAGTGAATCTTGATTATGATGCAGAGTCAGAAATCATTGTCACAACAGGTGCAAGTCAAGCAATTGATGCTGCGTTTCGAACCATTTTGACTGAGGGTGATGAGGTCATTTTACCTGGACCTGTTTACCCTGGCTATGAACCGATCATTCGAATGTGCGGCGCGGCGCCCGTACATATCGACACAACGAATGCTGGCTTTAAATTAAATGCCAAGCTGATTGAGGATGCATTAACGGAAAAGACAAAGTGTGTTGTCCTTCCTTACCCTTCAAACCCAACAGGTGTCACACTTTCTGAAGAAGAATTGAAAGAAATTGCCCAGCTGCTTGAAGGAAAGGACATCTTTATTTTATCCGACGAAATTTATAGTGAGCTGACATTTGATCGGCCCCATCATTCAATTGCCTCTTTCCTAAAGGAACAGACCATTGTGGTCAACGGACTGTCAAAATCTCATAGCATGACCGGATGGAGAATTGGCTTTTTATTTGCTTCAGCTCCAATTGCTAAACATGTATTAAAAGTACATCAATATAACGTGTCTTGTGCCTCGGCTGTCTCACAAAAGGCGGCACTTGAAGCCGTGACAAATGGTGTAGATGATGCACTCATCATGAGAGAGCAATATAAGAAGAGACTCGATTATGTATATGATCGGCTCATTTCTATGGGGCTTCCGGTCATTAAACCTTCTGGCGCTTTTTATATTTTTCCATCCATTGAATCGTTTGGAATGAGTTCATTTGATTTTTGCATGGAGCTGTTAGAAAGTACAAGACTTGCTGTCGTACCTGGCTCTGCTTTCTCTCCATTAGGCGAGGGGTATGTGCGCCTTTCCTATGCATACTCACTTGAAACGCTGAAAGAAGGACTTGACCGGCTAGAACAATTTATACTTGAAAAACGTTCCATACATTCAACAGACGAATGA
- a CDS encoding cation diffusion facilitator family transporter, which produces MEQSAKTSKIAFLSVMSNTFVVILKIIVGLLTGSVAVLSEAIHSFLDLMASFIAFISVRISRKPADSKHPYGHGKVENISGTIETLLIFVAGIWIIYECVHKLMHPEPVKLPILGIVVMLLGALINFVVSRVVNKEAERVHSVAMKSNALHLLTDVYTSLGVAFSLLLVALTDWYFLDPIIGMILALFIMREAFKLMKEAFPPLVDARLTPEEEQSIEAIIQAFSQEFIEYHDFRTRRSGAEEYIDFHLIVDGKTTIKDVHQLCDRIEEKIQHEFPHAQIFIHVEPESERSSQT; this is translated from the coding sequence ATGGAACAATCAGCGAAGACATCGAAAATAGCATTTCTATCCGTGATGAGTAACACATTTGTTGTGATCTTAAAAATCATTGTGGGGCTGTTAACTGGATCTGTTGCTGTTTTATCAGAAGCCATTCATTCCTTTCTCGATTTAATGGCATCTTTTATTGCATTTATCTCTGTTCGTATTTCAAGAAAGCCAGCAGATTCAAAACATCCTTATGGACATGGAAAAGTCGAAAATATTTCTGGAACCATTGAGACCCTGTTGATCTTTGTTGCTGGCATTTGGATCATATACGAATGTGTTCACAAATTAATGCATCCAGAGCCCGTCAAGCTGCCTATACTTGGCATTGTGGTCATGCTGTTAGGCGCGCTCATCAATTTTGTTGTATCGAGGGTTGTGAACAAAGAGGCAGAGAGAGTACATTCTGTCGCCATGAAATCGAATGCGCTGCATCTTTTAACAGATGTTTATACGTCATTAGGGGTGGCATTTAGTTTATTGCTTGTTGCATTAACAGATTGGTATTTCCTAGATCCGATCATTGGTATGATTCTGGCCCTTTTTATTATGCGTGAAGCGTTTAAACTCATGAAGGAAGCCTTCCCGCCGCTTGTAGACGCCCGGTTAACACCGGAGGAAGAACAATCGATAGAAGCTATCATTCAAGCATTCAGCCAAGAATTCATTGAATACCATGACTTTCGAACAAGACGGTCTGGTGCAGAAGAATATATTGATTTCCATTTGATTGTGGATGGAAAAACTACCATTAAAGATGTTCACCAATTATGTGATCGAATCGAAGAGAAGATTCAGCATGAATTTCCGCATGCACAAATCTTTATTCATGTGGAACCTGAAAGTGAAAGAAGTTCACAAACGTAA
- a CDS encoding RDD family protein, which yields METNIAEPHIQEKKHPELAGVGYRFLAHLLDGVIIGVPYAFIMFILATLLFVSSPEAALMLEDDSYYYSTTVITDEEWAVIMGLIFFYVGAILIGIVVTWLYYAIMESSKLQGTLGKMALGIKVTKVTGEKVTFGRATGRFFAKGFLSPILCIGYIIAFFTEKKQALHDLIASTIVVKK from the coding sequence ATGGAAACAAACATAGCAGAACCACACATTCAAGAAAAGAAGCATCCTGAGCTAGCAGGCGTGGGCTATCGTTTTCTTGCTCACCTTTTGGACGGTGTCATTATCGGTGTTCCGTATGCCTTCATCATGTTTATTTTGGCGACACTCTTGTTTGTCTCAAGCCCAGAGGCAGCATTGATGCTAGAGGATGACAGCTATTACTACTCTACAACCGTCATAACGGATGAAGAATGGGCTGTCATTATGGGACTTATCTTTTTCTACGTAGGAGCGATTTTGATCGGTATCGTGGTGACATGGCTTTATTACGCCATCATGGAATCATCAAAACTGCAAGGAACTCTTGGCAAAATGGCTCTTGGGATCAAAGTCACAAAAGTAACGGGCGAAAAAGTGACATTCGGAAGAGCAACAGGCCGCTTTTTTGCAAAAGGCTTTTTGTCTCCAATCTTATGTATTGGCTACATCATTGCTTTTTTCACAGAGAAAAAACAAGCACTTCACGATTTGATTGCAAGTACCATTGTAGTGAAGAAATAA
- a CDS encoding MFS transporter, with protein MRTGKKTVQKKGAGFGLFLTAPVLAWALYDFANTIFSSNMITIFFPFYLQETIGDSARMDQIASTFISYANALASFFLVIFTPLYGVLIDRTGKKKRYITVFTLICIACTFLMGIFAGIDFSNEWFGLPVSLLVVVTLFVIAKFFYHSSLVFYDTMLPDLGTKDEIPLISGFGIAVGYLGTLVGLSVYLLVGNDQFHEAFIPTALLFFLFFLPFLFFVKDPYPLPQQVKKASFFSGYKEIIGTFKDMKQYKPAFMFMIAFFFMNDALQTAIAMMAVYAKIIIGFTAGQFILLYLVSTISSIIGSFLFGYITKAIGAKRSITVVYVILIVALILAVTASTEWVFWVAGSLFGISLGASWGASRILIIELTPKEKRGQFFGLFAFSGKVSSIVGPIIYGSVTLLFAEHGNLASRLALGSLLILAAIGLVIHQFVREKA; from the coding sequence TTGAGAACAGGAAAAAAGACCGTACAGAAAAAAGGGGCAGGCTTCGGGCTGTTTTTGACAGCACCTGTTTTGGCCTGGGCACTATATGATTTTGCAAATACGATATTTTCATCAAATATGATCACCATTTTCTTTCCATTCTACTTGCAGGAAACGATAGGGGACAGCGCGAGAATGGATCAGATCGCCAGTACCTTTATTTCTTATGCAAACGCACTAGCCAGCTTTTTCCTCGTGATTTTTACACCTTTATACGGTGTGCTAATCGATCGTACAGGAAAGAAGAAGCGCTACATCACGGTGTTTACCCTGATTTGTATTGCTTGTACATTTTTGATGGGGATCTTTGCTGGAATTGATTTCTCAAACGAATGGTTTGGGCTGCCTGTCTCCTTATTAGTGGTGGTCACCTTGTTTGTGATTGCAAAATTTTTCTATCATTCTAGTCTTGTTTTTTATGACACCATGTTGCCCGATCTTGGGACAAAGGATGAAATACCTCTTATTTCTGGATTTGGCATCGCCGTTGGCTATTTAGGAACACTTGTCGGCCTCTCTGTTTATTTACTTGTCGGCAATGACCAGTTTCATGAAGCGTTTATCCCAACAGCACTTTTATTCTTTCTCTTTTTTCTGCCCTTTCTCTTTTTTGTAAAAGATCCTTATCCGCTGCCACAGCAAGTGAAAAAAGCGTCTTTTTTCAGCGGGTATAAAGAGATTATTGGCACGTTCAAAGATATGAAGCAATACAAGCCAGCTTTTATGTTTATGATCGCTTTCTTTTTTATGAATGATGCTTTACAGACAGCAATTGCGATGATGGCCGTTTATGCCAAAATCATCATTGGCTTTACCGCTGGGCAATTTATTTTACTTTATCTTGTATCAACCATTTCAAGTATCATTGGATCCTTTCTATTTGGATATATCACAAAAGCCATCGGGGCAAAGCGCTCGATTACAGTCGTTTATGTCATTTTAATCGTTGCGCTGATTCTGGCTGTGACAGCTTCAACAGAATGGGTATTCTGGGTAGCGGGCAGTTTATTTGGGATCTCACTTGGCGCGAGCTGGGGGGCATCACGCATATTGATTATTGAGCTGACACCGAAAGAAAAACGCGGACAGTTTTTTGGTCTCTTTGCCTTCTCAGGGAAGGTGTCTTCAATTGTCGGACCGATCATTTATGGCTCAGTCACACTGCTATTTGCAGAGCACGGAAATCTCGCAAGCCGCCTTGCACTAGGGTCTTTACTCATCCTTGCAGCGATAGGACTTGTGATTCATCAATTCGTACGAGAGAAAGCGTAA